The following are encoded together in the Rhizobium sp. SSA_523 genome:
- a CDS encoding LysR family transcriptional regulator, producing the protein MNFPVARRSVRRHMSRMADRFEDLRILVAVVSAGGFAAGANRLGVAKSAVSRRIRELEDRLGVRLFDRTTRRVQLTDAGRDFHGRAVAILLSLEEAEEEASNASRALKGQIRIAAPVSFTAHCLAPAVGRFLELHPAVSLSIDTDDRMVDLIRDGFDLAIRIADLPDSSLVARRLVTIRHACVASPALLQRLGTPRTPMDLSNFPGVVYSNREEASYWRFADDLVPNVASRLAFGNGDAVREAAIAGLGIAMLPTFIVHDAVRRGALSIVLAKHMRPPIAMYALHPSMRNQTARAREFIDFLVGEFGGEPVWDRGLFSGGTAD; encoded by the coding sequence GTGAACTTTCCCGTTGCTCGGCGATCCGTTCGACGTCATATGAGTCGAATGGCCGATCGATTTGAAGACTTGCGGATCCTTGTTGCTGTTGTCTCGGCTGGCGGTTTCGCCGCGGGCGCCAATCGGCTCGGTGTGGCCAAATCTGCGGTGAGCCGCAGAATCCGGGAGTTGGAGGACAGGCTTGGTGTACGGCTCTTCGACCGAACGACGCGCAGAGTCCAACTGACAGACGCCGGACGCGATTTCCATGGCAGAGCGGTCGCGATCCTGCTGAGCCTTGAAGAAGCGGAGGAAGAAGCATCCAATGCAAGCCGCGCACTGAAAGGGCAAATCCGCATCGCCGCGCCAGTCTCTTTCACGGCCCACTGCCTTGCGCCGGCGGTTGGCCGGTTTCTGGAACTGCATCCGGCCGTCTCGCTGTCGATCGACACAGACGATCGTATGGTGGACCTTATTCGTGACGGTTTCGACCTGGCGATCCGGATTGCGGATCTGCCGGATTCCTCGCTCGTGGCGCGGCGGCTTGTCACCATTCGCCATGCCTGCGTTGCCAGCCCGGCCCTGTTGCAACGCCTGGGCACGCCCCGAACGCCCATGGATCTTTCGAACTTTCCCGGCGTGGTCTATTCGAATCGTGAGGAAGCCTCTTACTGGCGGTTTGCCGATGACCTCGTCCCCAACGTGGCCAGCCGGCTCGCCTTCGGAAACGGCGATGCGGTGCGGGAGGCGGCCATTGCGGGCCTCGGCATCGCCATGCTTCCGACCTTCATTGTGCACGACGCCGTACGGCGTGGCGCGCTTTCGATCGTGCTGGCGAAGCACATGCGGCCTCCGATCGCCATGTATGCGCTGCATCCGTCAATGCGCAACCAGACCGCACGCGCGCGCGAATTCATTGACTTTCTAGTCGGAGAATTCGGAGGCGAGCCCGTCTGGGACCGGGGCCTTTTCAGCGGCGGGACTGCCGACTGA
- a CDS encoding HAMP domain-containing sensor histidine kinase, giving the protein MARPALSTLTAALASVIQLVTIAVLYVAVDWYIDEAEIKALDRLPQEARSALQSLNRGEVPEPQALAALAPFYPRLEDATDVSPVEGVLGFGLALVGLTSAIGVVLAHKIVAPLTRLTAAAEKIRGGDFQVTVEPGATKEVEALATTINSLASELLALETRLKFNTRAVAHELRTPLTVLQGNLQGMTDGVIPASEDQLRALLVQIQGMSRLVDQLNTLSLAGTSDFVTATTTTDLSLPVSELVRLFQTSAGDAVEFRTHLQPAPARIDPDRFRQAILALFENARKYAGGYGPIEVQTGLDEGGRSFVTIQDRGPGLPDYVQNASFDMFWRSERLNGRGLSGSGLGLTVVKAIADGHNARFEVGNNLGGGSYATITFPS; this is encoded by the coding sequence GTGGCTAGACCTGCCCTTTCGACCCTGACGGCAGCCTTGGCGTCCGTCATTCAGCTTGTGACGATAGCAGTGCTTTATGTCGCGGTGGACTGGTATATCGACGAGGCCGAAATCAAGGCCCTGGACAGGCTGCCGCAAGAGGCGAGATCTGCATTGCAGAGCCTGAACAGAGGCGAGGTGCCTGAGCCGCAGGCCCTTGCGGCGCTGGCCCCCTTCTATCCCCGGCTGGAAGATGCGACAGATGTCTCGCCCGTTGAAGGTGTTCTGGGTTTCGGCCTGGCCCTTGTCGGCCTTACCAGCGCGATTGGCGTCGTCCTGGCACACAAGATCGTGGCGCCCCTCACGCGGCTGACGGCGGCCGCGGAGAAAATTCGCGGCGGCGATTTCCAGGTCACTGTGGAGCCCGGCGCGACCAAAGAGGTGGAAGCGCTTGCGACGACGATCAACAGCCTGGCGAGCGAACTGCTCGCACTCGAAACGCGGCTGAAATTCAATACGAGAGCGGTCGCTCATGAATTGCGCACGCCCCTCACCGTGCTGCAGGGCAATCTCCAGGGCATGACGGATGGGGTGATCCCTGCGAGCGAAGACCAGTTGCGGGCCCTGCTGGTGCAGATACAGGGTATGTCCCGTCTTGTGGACCAGTTGAACACGCTGTCACTAGCAGGCACGAGCGATTTCGTTACGGCGACCACGACGACCGATCTTTCCCTTCCCGTTTCTGAACTGGTGCGACTGTTCCAGACCTCGGCCGGCGACGCCGTCGAATTCCGGACACATCTTCAACCTGCGCCGGCGAGGATCGATCCGGACCGCTTCCGCCAGGCAATCCTGGCTCTTTTCGAGAACGCCCGCAAATATGCGGGGGGCTACGGACCGATCGAGGTTCAAACCGGTCTGGATGAGGGCGGCCGGTCCTTCGTGACGATTCAGGACAGAGGCCCGGGACTGCCGGACTATGTGCAGAATGCCTCTTTCGACATGTTCTGGAGAAGTGAAAGGCTGAACGGACGCGGCCTGAGCGGTTCAGGCCTTGGCTTGACGGTCGTGAAAGCCATTGCAGATGGACATAATGCGCGGTTTGAGGTGGGAAACAATCTTGGCGGAGGCTCCTACGCCACGATAACGTTCCCCTCCTGA
- a CDS encoding VOC family protein, translating into MHLPRRHVMKMAAQAGVAAAMVTPALADSGGSGKTSSGVSEGDNAPDAVKPLHLLHGSGLHHVNVRVRDMDEAIAFYEKSFRFRLLFRWDGVEAAKDGRIYFRNPLQGAHLDMGDGQILELIPAPEDAIPPDDRASSFNHIGVRVSDLDEAYKRALAAGAKPFPIEDGSGGVWDGPTEIRLKARPPFDRSFVVRAAHVLGINDEIIELFEA; encoded by the coding sequence ATGCATTTGCCCAGACGTCACGTCATGAAGATGGCGGCGCAGGCCGGCGTGGCTGCCGCAATGGTCACCCCGGCTCTGGCGGACTCAGGAGGCAGCGGCAAGACCTCATCCGGCGTTTCTGAGGGCGATAATGCGCCCGATGCGGTGAAACCTCTTCATCTTCTCCACGGGTCGGGTCTCCACCACGTCAATGTGCGGGTTCGTGACATGGACGAGGCGATCGCGTTTTATGAGAAGTCGTTTCGCTTTCGCCTGCTGTTTCGGTGGGACGGTGTCGAAGCGGCAAAGGATGGGCGTATATACTTCCGTAACCCGCTCCAGGGCGCCCATCTCGACATGGGAGATGGGCAGATCCTCGAACTGATCCCTGCACCCGAGGATGCCATCCCGCCGGACGATCGCGCCTCGAGCTTCAACCATATTGGTGTGCGGGTCTCCGATCTGGATGAAGCCTACAAGCGGGCTCTGGCGGCAGGGGCGAAGCCCTTTCCGATCGAGGACGGCTCAGGTGGCGTATGGGACGGGCCGACGGAGATCAGGCTGAAGGCCAGGCCGCCTTTCGACCGATCCTTCGTCGTGCGGGCTGCTCACGTGCTGGGCATAAATGACGAAATCATCGAACTGTTCGAGGCGTGA
- a CDS encoding nuclear transport factor 2 family protein, giving the protein MSVEDNKRLVRAFCDQFKTSNADGLIDAMTDDATWWVNGKPHLFPSSGTKTKEEAARMIRAMLSAYSDGLDMQIVSIIGEGDMVAVESRSHATTRSGKTYQNDYALLFTIRDGKIAKLREYTDLLHVLEVFG; this is encoded by the coding sequence ATGAGCGTTGAAGACAACAAGCGCCTCGTGCGCGCGTTTTGCGACCAGTTCAAGACCTCGAATGCCGATGGTCTCATCGATGCGATGACAGACGATGCGACCTGGTGGGTCAATGGCAAGCCGCACCTCTTTCCCTCATCGGGCACGAAGACAAAAGAGGAGGCTGCACGGATGATCCGCGCCATGCTGTCAGCCTATTCCGATGGCCTGGATATGCAGATCGTCAGCATCATCGGCGAAGGCGACATGGTCGCGGTCGAATCCCGTTCGCATGCAACGACCAGATCCGGAAAAACCTATCAGAACGACTATGCGCTGCTCTTCACCATCCGGGACGGCAAGATCGCCAAGCTGCGCGAATATACCGACTTGCTCCACGTTCTCGAAGTGTTTGGGTAA
- a CDS encoding VOC family protein: MFTHVMIGSNDLERSRQFYDATFSALGGKPGEMDARGRLIYVHDGGRLMITKPIDGKPATAANGGTIGIGAASSDHVLAWHSAGIAHGGTAIETPPSERPNGAFVAYLRDPDGNKLTARTQPTA; the protein is encoded by the coding sequence ATGTTCACTCACGTCATGATCGGCAGCAATGACCTGGAGCGATCCAGACAGTTTTATGATGCCACATTTTCCGCCCTTGGCGGCAAGCCCGGCGAAATGGATGCGAGGGGCCGCCTGATCTACGTGCATGACGGGGGCCGGCTGATGATCACGAAACCGATCGACGGCAAACCGGCGACGGCAGCCAATGGAGGAACGATCGGTATAGGTGCCGCCAGCAGCGATCATGTTCTTGCATGGCATTCTGCCGGCATTGCGCATGGTGGCACTGCCATCGAAACCCCGCCCTCGGAGCGCCCGAACGGCGCCTTCGTTGCATATCTTCGCGATCCGGATGGAAACAAGCTGACCGCACGGACTCAACCCACGGCGTAA
- a CDS encoding phosphatase PAP2 family protein produces MSVTDLNQDQNAISKTEGRKADDLLPQALILVGLISLVFAAVPELDLIVTRLFYDPATGFSFEKSRFLILFRDTNRVLPWAVIGIVLVFLIPTRLRDLLRYPLPPHKLLFVLTYFALGPGLSVHLIKMLVGRARPRTVDEFGGTALFTPPWQITDECMRNCSFISGEAASAFALLTLVLLVRRDHARVYLATVGIVAAAFSFNRVVFGAHFLSDVVMAWSLMFVLAVLLWRPFSRHACQIDAFFGSRSLSVRARSSGAEVGGKTGVERACATRSYPS; encoded by the coding sequence ATGAGCGTAACTGACCTCAATCAAGACCAAAATGCAATTTCAAAAACCGAGGGGAGAAAAGCCGATGATCTGCTGCCGCAGGCGCTGATCCTTGTAGGGCTGATATCCCTTGTCTTTGCGGCGGTGCCGGAGCTCGACCTGATCGTAACGCGCCTGTTTTATGATCCCGCTACGGGCTTTTCCTTCGAGAAGAGCCGCTTCCTTATCCTGTTTCGTGATACCAACAGGGTTCTCCCCTGGGCCGTCATAGGAATAGTCTTGGTGTTTTTGATCCCCACGCGATTGCGCGATCTCCTGAGATATCCCTTGCCGCCGCACAAGCTGCTGTTCGTTCTGACCTACTTCGCATTGGGGCCGGGATTGAGCGTCCACCTGATCAAGATGCTGGTTGGGAGGGCGCGTCCGCGGACAGTTGACGAATTCGGCGGCACCGCGCTGTTCACCCCGCCATGGCAGATCACCGACGAGTGCATGAGGAATTGCTCCTTCATCTCAGGCGAGGCGGCAAGCGCCTTCGCCCTTCTCACCCTTGTTCTGCTGGTGAGGCGCGACCATGCGAGAGTTTATCTTGCAACGGTCGGCATTGTCGCGGCGGCCTTTTCGTTCAACAGGGTGGTGTTCGGCGCGCACTTTCTCTCCGATGTGGTCATGGCCTGGAGCCTGATGTTCGTCCTGGCGGTGCTGCTCTGGAGACCATTCTCGCGCCATGCTTGTCAGATCGACGCCTTCTTCGGCAGCCGCTCTCTTTCGGTCCGAGCCAGATCAAGCGGTGCGGAAGTCGGAGGAAAGACAGGTGTCGAACGCGCCTGCGCTACAAGATCTTACCCCTCATAA
- a CDS encoding hydrolase: MTSEPIRNRLNDQLITPENSALLIIDYQPIQVSSIRSMPRDELVFNIVSTTKAALNYNVPIIHSTVNVESGRNKPPIQQLQDIIGHLPTIDRTTVNAWEDVEFKQAVKALGRRKLIITALWTEVCLAFPALDALQEGFDVYVPVDVVGGTSVKAHEAALRRMEQAGAKLTSRVQLYCEFQRDWAREATLPGFMDVFESADGFNPEKAAAAGTA, translated from the coding sequence ATGACAAGCGAGCCGATCCGCAACCGCCTGAACGACCAACTCATCACGCCGGAGAATTCCGCTCTCCTCATCATCGACTACCAGCCGATCCAGGTCTCGTCGATCCGCTCGATGCCGCGCGACGAGCTCGTCTTCAACATTGTGAGCACGACCAAAGCGGCTCTGAACTACAACGTCCCGATCATCCATTCGACCGTCAATGTCGAATCCGGACGCAACAAGCCACCCATCCAGCAGCTCCAGGACATTATCGGCCATTTGCCGACCATTGATCGAACCACCGTCAATGCCTGGGAAGACGTCGAGTTCAAGCAGGCGGTCAAGGCGCTCGGGCGCCGCAAGCTCATCATCACCGCCTTGTGGACGGAAGTATGCCTGGCCTTCCCGGCGCTCGACGCTCTTCAGGAAGGGTTTGATGTCTACGTCCCGGTAGACGTCGTCGGCGGGACGTCGGTCAAGGCGCACGAGGCTGCGCTGCGCCGGATGGAACAGGCAGGCGCCAAGCTGACCAGCCGCGTCCAGTTGTACTGCGAATTCCAGCGCGACTGGGCGCGCGAGGCGACCCTTCCCGGTTTCATGGATGTCTTCGAAAGCGCAGACGGCTTCAACCCTGAGAAAGCCGCAGCTGCCGGGACCGCCTGA
- a CDS encoding methyl-accepting chemotaxis protein, whose protein sequence is MSKLMRSLSFGVLLFTLAAVPLIAVGVLGVTATIDSYRDYEKLSRAALLERLGNAGGALMMALPVESAATPEARAQLRSKTDDAYKAISKSYEALLAAGVNDKVLADVKKVVDDRYAGLGEFRKMVDAGPIDSMLPLKYMQPLSAAAIGITSRAGNLMEDRELMHALQGYHAFLQFNEGYLIFNRIGQQYTKNGSLNGDEFFRFASGLTQVRIYGRTVREFVDPGILSRFDTFMQSPTGVLVQKTIDDMTKNVAYTPAPADLGNWVKAMADRRDFVAALLLENANSVKQLATAKLDAAYSSLLLFLAALGAFLIVAVGLVISINRILSGAIRTIGQRMTALAAGDAESAIPFAGRKDEIGEMARSVEIFRESAIRNQQLEQEAEENRRRSEVERAEMQRQSEADAEARLNRATGALAASLRRLAAGDMLCEVTEALAPQFEGLRHDFNTSVRQLREALLGVGNSVSTVNGGSKEISDASDNLSKRTEQQAASLEETAAALEEITSNVIATSKRTAEARDVVRDARSHAGQSGEVVRSAVAAMERIEKSSQQIGQIIGVIDEIAFQTNLLALNAGVEAARAGEAGKGFAVVAQEVRELAQRSANAAKEIKALISNSAVAVGEGVKLVSDTGKGLSTIESLVQTVNAHMDAIATAAQEQSAGLAQVNTAVNHMDQATQQNAAMVEEMSAAGAGLAQESSRLTELLAQFQLGAATSELRQTAASMRSAAARPAGMPAGSSAPALKAAPSRPAAGRAPMARGNAAVAHAADEWDEF, encoded by the coding sequence ATGTCAAAGTTGATGCGCTCTCTTTCGTTCGGAGTGCTGCTGTTCACGCTGGCGGCGGTGCCGCTCATTGCCGTTGGCGTGCTTGGTGTCACGGCAACGATTGACAGCTATCGTGACTATGAAAAGCTTTCGCGTGCGGCGCTGCTTGAGCGCCTGGGCAATGCCGGCGGTGCGCTGATGATGGCTTTGCCGGTAGAGAGCGCCGCGACGCCTGAGGCGCGCGCGCAATTGCGAAGCAAGACGGATGATGCCTACAAGGCCATCTCAAAATCCTATGAAGCCTTGCTTGCCGCTGGTGTGAACGACAAGGTCCTGGCAGACGTCAAGAAGGTTGTCGACGATCGCTATGCCGGCCTCGGCGAATTCCGCAAAATGGTCGATGCCGGTCCGATCGACTCCATGCTGCCGCTGAAATATATGCAGCCTCTGTCGGCTGCGGCCATCGGGATCACCTCGCGTGCCGGCAACCTGATGGAGGATCGCGAACTCATGCACGCGCTCCAGGGGTATCATGCCTTCCTGCAGTTCAACGAAGGCTATCTGATCTTCAACCGCATCGGCCAGCAGTATACGAAGAATGGCAGCCTCAATGGCGACGAGTTCTTCCGCTTCGCATCCGGTCTGACACAGGTCAGGATCTACGGCCGTACGGTGCGCGAATTCGTCGATCCCGGCATCCTGTCGAGGTTCGACACCTTCATGCAGTCGCCGACCGGCGTTCTCGTGCAGAAGACCATTGACGACATGACCAAGAATGTCGCCTACACGCCTGCGCCGGCCGATCTCGGCAACTGGGTGAAGGCCATGGCGGATCGTCGCGATTTCGTGGCCGCCTTGCTGCTGGAAAACGCAAACAGCGTGAAGCAGCTGGCAACCGCAAAGCTCGATGCGGCCTATTCCTCGCTGCTTCTGTTCCTGGCTGCCCTTGGTGCCTTCCTGATCGTCGCCGTCGGCCTGGTCATCAGCATCAACCGCATCCTGTCCGGCGCCATCCGCACCATCGGGCAGCGCATGACCGCACTCGCCGCCGGCGATGCCGAAAGCGCCATCCCCTTTGCCGGTCGCAAGGACGAGATCGGCGAGATGGCGCGCTCGGTCGAGATCTTCCGCGAATCGGCAATTCGCAACCAGCAGCTCGAACAGGAGGCCGAGGAAAATCGCCGCCGGTCGGAAGTAGAGCGGGCCGAGATGCAACGTCAGTCCGAGGCCGATGCCGAGGCTCGCCTCAACCGGGCAACCGGCGCGCTTGCTGCAAGCCTGCGTCGTCTGGCGGCCGGGGATATGCTGTGCGAGGTCACCGAGGCTCTGGCTCCGCAGTTCGAAGGCTTGCGCCACGACTTCAACACGTCGGTTCGTCAGCTGCGCGAAGCGCTGCTCGGCGTCGGCAACTCGGTGTCGACCGTCAATGGCGGCTCGAAAGAGATCTCGGATGCTTCCGACAACCTGTCGAAGCGTACCGAGCAGCAGGCCGCTTCCCTGGAAGAAACCGCAGCGGCTCTGGAAGAGATCACCTCGAACGTCATCGCGACGTCGAAGCGCACGGCAGAGGCCCGTGACGTGGTTCGCGATGCACGGTCGCATGCCGGCCAGTCCGGTGAGGTCGTCCGCAGCGCGGTTGCCGCGATGGAGCGGATCGAGAAGTCCTCGCAGCAGATCGGCCAGATCATCGGCGTGATCGACGAGATTGCCTTCCAGACCAACCTCCTCGCGCTGAACGCAGGCGTGGAAGCGGCACGGGCCGGCGAGGCTGGCAAGGGCTTTGCCGTCGTTGCACAGGAAGTGCGCGAACTGGCGCAGCGCTCGGCCAATGCCGCCAAGGAAATCAAGGCGCTGATCTCCAACTCGGCTGTCGCTGTTGGTGAAGGCGTCAAGCTCGTGAGCGATACGGGCAAGGGGCTGAGCACGATCGAGAGCCTCGTTCAGACGGTGAATGCGCATATGGACGCAATCGCCACGGCCGCGCAGGAGCAGTCCGCGGGTCTGGCGCAGGTCAACACCGCCGTCAATCACATGGACCAGGCAACGCAGCAGAATGCAGCTATGGTTGAGGAAATGAGTGCCGCCGGCGCCGGACTTGCGCAGGAAAGCAGCCGCCTCACGGAGCTGCTGGCGCAGTTCCAGCTCGGGGCCGCCACAAGCGAGCTTCGCCAGACAGCCGCTTCCATGCGCTCTGCCGCCGCAAGACCCGCTGGAATGCCGGCCGGATCATCTGCGCCGGCCTTGAAAGCGGCGCCTTCCAGACCCGCTGCGGGCCGCGCGCCCATGGCGCGAGGAAATGCTGCTGTCGCCCATGCCGCGGATGAGTGGGATGAGTTCTGA
- a CDS encoding response regulator transcription factor, which yields MLIVEDDEEIASLLERYLIRAGYRTTKASTGQAALAHTQRLAPDLILLDIGLPDIDGFDFLTKIRGTSNVPVIFVSAMDDSTDKLLGLKLGADDYVTKPFNPQEVVARVGAVLKRTKGIVASDVIRHDEIEVQLDSHIATALTEKGRVQLPLTATEFRLLVCLLRSPFKTFERASLLDACLPESDALDRTIDTHIANLRRKLAECSQGGYITTVRGIGYRFARSPGG from the coding sequence GTGCTGATCGTCGAGGATGATGAGGAGATCGCCTCCCTGCTCGAAAGATATCTCATCAGAGCCGGCTACAGGACGACCAAAGCGTCCACGGGCCAGGCGGCGCTTGCCCACACACAGAGATTGGCGCCCGACCTGATCTTGCTCGACATCGGCCTTCCGGATATCGACGGCTTCGACTTCCTCACAAAGATCCGGGGCACGTCCAACGTGCCGGTGATCTTCGTCTCCGCGATGGATGACAGCACGGACAAGTTGCTCGGGCTGAAGCTCGGCGCCGATGACTATGTCACCAAACCGTTCAACCCCCAGGAGGTCGTGGCGCGGGTGGGAGCCGTGCTGAAGCGAACCAAGGGTATCGTCGCCAGCGACGTCATTCGCCATGACGAGATTGAGGTCCAACTGGATTCGCACATCGCAACGGCATTGACGGAAAAAGGTCGGGTTCAGCTGCCGCTGACCGCAACAGAATTCCGCCTTCTGGTCTGTTTGTTGAGGTCACCCTTCAAGACTTTCGAGCGAGCCTCTCTGTTGGATGCCTGCCTGCCTGAAAGCGATGCGCTTGACCGAACCATCGATACCCATATTGCCAATCTGCGGCGCAAGCTCGCCGAGTGCAGCCAAGGCGGATATATTACGACGGTGCGGGGAATCGGCTACCGATTTGCGAGGTCGCCCGGTGGCTAG